From the Sebastes fasciatus isolate fSebFas1 chromosome 3, fSebFas1.pri, whole genome shotgun sequence genome, one window contains:
- the LOC141763946 gene encoding protocadherin-10-like isoform X2 yields the protein MIWLIFLLLSILLDGAVSQLHYSVPEEQEPGSVVGNIAEDLGLDITKLSARRFQTVPSSRTPYLEVNLENGALVVKEKIDREEICKQTIPCLLHLEVFLENPLELFRVEIEVMDINDNPPGFPETDISVEISESAIPGTRFPVENAFDPDVGTNALSTYAITNNNYFYLDVQTQSDGNKFAELVLEKPLDREQQAVHRYVLTAVDGGVPQRTGTALLVVKVLDSNDNAPTFDQSVYSVNLRENSPVGTLVIQLNATDVDEGQNGEIVYSFSSHNTPRVKDLFNIDARTGRIEVAGEVDYEESNTHQIYVQAKDLGANAVPAHCKVLVKLVDVNDNTPEIGFSTVTESVSEQDAPGTVIALFSVSDRDSGENGHMSCEILGDVPFKLKSSFKNYYTIVTDAPLDRENTDSYTVTVVAKDKGQPSLATSKSIKVHVSDENDNAPRFTQTVYDVYVTENNVPGAFIHAVSALDPDIGQNALITYSILECDIQGMSVDTYVSINQDTGYLYALRSFDYEQLKEFNFMVQAKDSGAVELFSNATVNVIIVDQNDNAPSVIAPIGKNGTAKEHLPRSAEPGYLVTRVVAMDADDGENARLSYSILRGNEMGMFRMDWRTGELRTARRISPKRDPQGYYDLLIEVRDHGQPPLSSSASVSVMLVDSVVEGRSSGDRGSASSKAKETSLDLTLILIIALGSVSFVFLLAMIVLAVRCQKDKKLNLYTCLMSGDCCLCCSSCCSRQARGRKQKKLSKSDIMLVQSTNVTSGVGPVGQVPVEESGVGGVSVGGVGGFGSHHHHQNQNSYCYQVCLTPESAKTDLMFLKPCSPSRSTDADHSNPCGAIVTGYSDQQPDIISNGSILSNETKHQRQELSYLVDRPRRVNSSAFQEADIVSSKDSGHGDSEQGDSDHDATNRGHSAGADLFSNCTEECKALGHSDRCWMPSFVPSDGRQGPDYRSNLHVPGMDATLPDTEPAKGFVSSFHVDLSETA from the exons atgattTGGTTAATATTCCTGCTGCTCTCCATCCTGCTGGATGGAGCGGTCTCTCAGCTCCACTACTCCGTGCCAGAGGAGCAGGAGCCCGGCTCAGTGGTTGGGAATATCGCTGAGGATCTGGGTCTGGACATTACTAAACTTTCCGCTCGCCGCTTCCAGACGGTGCCCAGCTCGCGGACACCTTACCTGGAGGTGAACCTGGAGAACGGCGCGCTCGTGGTGAAGGAGAAAATCGACCGAGAAGAGATCTGCAAGCAGACCATCCCGTGCCTACTGCACCTGGAGGTGTTTCTGGAGAACCCGCTGGAGCTTTTCCGCGTCGAAATCGAGGTGATGGATATCAACGACAACCCGCCCGGTTTCCCCGAGACCGACATCTCCGTGGAGATATCCGAGAGCGCCATCCCCGGGACCCGGTTCCCGGTGGAGAACGCCTTCGACCCGGACGTGGGCACCAACGCGCTCAGCACCTACGCCAtcaccaacaacaactacttCTACCTGGACGTGCAGACGCAGAGCGACGGGAACAAGTTCGCGGAGCTGGTGCTGGAGAAGCCGCTGGACCGGGAGCAGCAGGCGGTGCACCGGTACGTGCTCACGGCGGTGGACGGCGGGGTCCCGCAGAGGACCGGGACGGCTCTCCTGGTCGTTAAAGTCCTGGACTCGAACGACAACGCGCCCACTTTTGACCAGTCCGTGTACTCCGTTAACCTGAGAGAAAACTCTCCAGTGGGCACTCTGGTCATCCAGCTCAACGCTACGGATGTCGACGAGGGACAAAACGGGGAAATAGTTTACTCTTTCAGCTCCCACAACACCCCGCGCGTAAAGGACTTATTTAACATCGATGCCAGGACCGGGAGAATAGAGGTGGCGGGTGAGGTGGACTACGAGGAGAGCAACACGCACCAGATATACGTCCAGGCTAAAGATTTAGGTGCCAACGCGGTGCCAGCGCACTGCAAAGTGCTCGTGAAACTCGTGGACGTGAACGACAACACGCCGGAGATCGGTTTCAGCACCGTGACCGAGTCCGTGAGCGAGCAGGACGCTCCCGGCACCGTCATCGCACTTTTCAGCGTCTCCGACCGGGACTCTGGCGAGAACGGCCACATGAGCTGCGAGATTCTCGGAGACGTTCCTTTCAAGCTCAAATCGTCCTTTAAGAACTACTACACCATCGTGACGGACGCACCGCTGGACCGAGAGAACACGGACTCCTACACCGTCACCGTGGTGGCCAAAGACAAAGGTCAGCCGTCGCTCGCCACCAGCAAGTCCATCAAAGTGCACGTCTCCGACGAGAACGACAACGCGCCCCGCTTTACGCAGACGGTTTACGACGTATACGTGACCGAAAACAACGTGCCCGGTGCTTTCATTCACGCCGTAAGCGCCCTGGACCCCGATATAGGACAAAACGCTCTCATTACCTACTCCATATTGGAGTGTGACATCCAGGGCATGTCCGTGGACACGTATGTGTCCATAAACCAGGACACCGGCTACCTTTACGCGCTGCGCTCTTTCGACTACGAGCAGCTGAAGGAGTTTAACTTCATGGTCCAGGCTAAGGACTCCGGTGCTGTTGAGCTCTTCTCCAACGCCACCGTAAATGTCATCATAGTGGACCAAAATGATAACGCGCCCTCTGTAATAGCCCCAATTGGGAAGAACGGCACAGCCAAAGAGCACCTGCCGCGCTCCGCTGAGCCGGGCTACCTGGTGACGCGCGTCGTTGCTATGGACGCGGATGATGGAGAGAACGCGCGGCTGTCCTACAGCATCCTGCGGGGCAACGAGATGGGGATGTTCAGAATGGACTGGAGGACTGGGGAGCTGAGGACGGCGCGCAGGATCTCACCCAAGAGGGACCCGCAGGGCTACTACGACCTGCTGATCGAGGTGAGGGACCACGGGCagcctcctctgtcctcctctgcgAGCGTGAGCGTGATGTTAGTGGACAGCGTGGTGGAAGGCCGCAGCAGTGGAGACCGCGGTTCGGCCTCCTCCAAGGCCAAGGAGACCTCCCTGGACCTcaccctcatcctcatcatcgcCCTGGGCTCCGTGTCCTTCGTTTTCCTCCTGGCCATGATCGTGCTGGCCGTGCGCTGCCAGAAGGACAAGAAGCTCAACCTGTACACGTGCCTGATGTCAGGCGACTGCTGCCTTTGCTGCAGCTCGTGCTGCAGCAGGCAGGCGCGCGGGAGGAAACAGAAGAAGCTGAGCAAGTCCGACATCATGTTGGTTCAGAGCACCAACGTGACGTCAGGGGTCGGGCCCGTGGGGCAGGTGCCCGTGGAGGAGTCTGGAGTGGGAGGAGTGAGTGTGGGTGGTGTGGGGGGATTCGGTTCACATCATCACCACCAGAACCAGAACTCCTACTGCTACCAGGTGTGTCTGACACCGGAGTCGGCCAAAACGGATCTGATGTTCCTGAAGCCGTGCAGCCCGTCACGCAGCACCGACGCGGATCACAGCAACCCCTGCGGCGCCATAGTCACGGGTTATAGTGACCAACAACCGGACATCATATCCAACGGCAGCATTCTCTCTAACGAG ACAAAACACCAACGACAAGAACTCAGCTATCTGGTGGACAGACCCAGACGTGtcaacag CTCGGCATTCCAAGAGGCAGACATCGTCAGCTCCAAAGACAGTGGTCATGGCGACAGCGAGCAGGGCGACAGTGACCACGATGCCACCAACCGGGGTCATTCTGCCG